In the Chromatiaceae bacterium genome, one interval contains:
- a CDS encoding response regulator transcription factor translates to MHILLVEDDADLAEGIATDLRRAGYAVDTADNGIDAEYLGHEQLFDAIILDLGLPGRPGLEVLSAWRRAGLETPVLILTARDAWSDRVTGLKAGADDYLGKPFHIEELVARLQALLRRSAGRANAELVVGGLQLDEERQRVRRTDGVELELTATEFRLLRYLMMHPDRLLSKTRLTDHLYEGDQDRDSNVLEVYIRRLREKLGRELIETRRGQGYVFRGGR, encoded by the coding sequence TTGCATATCCTGCTGGTCGAGGACGATGCGGACCTCGCCGAGGGCATCGCCACCGATCTGCGTCGTGCCGGTTACGCAGTCGATACCGCCGACAACGGGATCGACGCCGAGTACCTGGGGCATGAACAGCTGTTCGATGCCATCATCCTCGACCTCGGTCTCCCGGGTCGGCCCGGGCTGGAGGTGCTGAGCGCCTGGCGACGTGCAGGACTCGAAACGCCGGTACTGATCCTGACCGCGCGTGATGCGTGGAGCGATCGGGTGACGGGGTTGAAGGCCGGCGCCGACGACTATCTTGGCAAACCGTTCCACATCGAGGAGCTGGTTGCCAGATTGCAGGCGCTGCTGAGGCGCAGCGCCGGGCGTGCCAACGCGGAACTCGTGGTCGGTGGACTGCAACTCGACGAGGAACGCCAGCGGGTGCGGCGCACGGACGGCGTCGAACTGGAATTGACCGCGACGGAGTTCCGCCTGCTGCGCTACCTGATGATGCATCCCGATCGCCTGCTCTCGAAGACGCGGCTCACCGATCATCTGTACGAAGGTGACCAGGACCGGGACAGCAACGTGCTCGAGGTCTATATCAGGCGCCTGCGGGAAAAACTGGGCCGCGAACTGATCGAGACCCGTCGCGGCCAGGGCTATGTGTTTCGGGGTGGCAGATGA
- a CDS encoding ABC transporter permease, whose translation MNLQRIVAVVVARNREFYRDKAGLGWNLFMPMVMVLGFAFIFSNPDETLYKVGVIGETAANRPVFLDTRHIQFIAQQDLTAAIDKVRYHRIDLLIDLRGTPRYWVNEGSARGYLVERLLLNSAAPSPTGLQRATVSGRAVRYVDWVLPGVLAINVMFSSLWGVGWVIVRYRKNGVLRRLRATPLTASEFLVAQIISRLLVVVSVTLLVFVVTDLLLDFPMRGSYFALFLVLLAGAIALISLGLTVSARVRSEELADGLLNLMSWPMMILSGVWFSLEGTNVWAQRIAELLPLTHMVEAARRVMLDGAGIREVAPEIGLLLALGALLLAGSSRAFRWQ comes from the coding sequence ATGAATCTGCAGCGCATCGTCGCCGTCGTGGTCGCCCGCAACCGCGAGTTCTACCGCGACAAGGCCGGCCTCGGATGGAATCTGTTCATGCCAATGGTGATGGTGCTCGGTTTCGCGTTCATCTTCAGCAATCCGGACGAAACCCTGTACAAGGTCGGGGTCATCGGCGAAACGGCGGCGAACCGCCCGGTGTTCCTCGATACCCGGCACATCCAGTTCATCGCGCAGCAGGATCTCACCGCCGCGATCGACAAGGTGCGATATCACCGCATCGACCTGCTGATCGACCTGCGTGGGACGCCGCGCTACTGGGTCAATGAAGGCTCGGCCCGCGGCTACCTGGTGGAACGGTTGCTGTTGAACAGCGCCGCACCGTCGCCGACCGGGCTGCAGCGCGCGACCGTCAGCGGGCGCGCGGTTCGTTATGTCGACTGGGTGTTGCCCGGCGTCCTGGCAATCAATGTCATGTTCAGCAGTCTCTGGGGGGTCGGCTGGGTGATCGTGCGCTACCGCAAGAATGGCGTTCTTCGTCGTTTGCGGGCCACACCACTGACCGCCAGCGAGTTTCTGGTCGCACAGATCATCTCGCGCCTGCTGGTCGTGGTCTCGGTGACCCTGCTGGTTTTCGTCGTCACCGACCTGCTGCTCGATTTCCCGATGCGCGGTTCCTACTTCGCGTTGTTCCTGGTGTTGCTGGCCGGCGCGATCGCCCTGATCAGCCTCGGCCTGACGGTTTCCGCCCGGGTACGCAGCGAGGAGCTGGCCGACGGTCTGCTCAACCTGATGTCGTGGCCGATGATGATCCTGTCCGGCGTCTGGTTCTCGCTGGAAGGCACCAATGTCTGGGCGCAGCGGATCGCCGAACTGCTGCCGCTGACGCACATGGTCGAGGCCGCGCGCCGCGTGATGCTCGACGGCGCCGGGATACGCGAGGTCGCCCCGGAGATCGGTCTGCTGCTCGCCCTCGGGGCCCTGCTACTTGCCGGATCGTCGCGTGCATTCCGCTGGCAATGA
- a CDS encoding cytochrome b/b6 domain-containing protein, producing MQRNDGTVRVWDPFVRVFHWSLVLSYALAWATGDERAWLHERAGYFILVLIGLRAIWGLVGTRHARFSDFVFRPSRTLDYLKSLMTGNARRYLGHNPAGGWMVIVLLIGLLGTGVSGVLIDGAGKETWEEIHEGSANFTLLLVVIHVSGVVVSSLLHRENLVRAMLTGNKPRSSADV from the coding sequence ATGCAACGCAACGATGGTACCGTGAGGGTCTGGGACCCTTTCGTGCGCGTGTTCCACTGGTCGCTGGTGCTGTCGTATGCGCTGGCCTGGGCGACGGGGGACGAGCGGGCCTGGTTACACGAACGCGCGGGATACTTCATCCTCGTGTTGATCGGATTGCGCGCGATATGGGGACTGGTAGGAACGCGGCATGCCCGGTTCAGCGATTTCGTGTTCCGCCCGAGTCGCACCCTGGACTATCTGAAATCACTGATGACCGGCAACGCGCGGCGCTATCTCGGTCACAATCCCGCTGGTGGTTGGATGGTGATCGTGTTACTGATCGGTCTGTTGGGCACCGGTGTGAGCGGCGTGCTGATCGACGGTGCGGGGAAGGAGACCTGGGAGGAGATCCACGAAGGATCCGCCAATTTCACGTTGCTGCTGGTCGTGATCCATGTCAGTGGCGTCGTCGTGTCCAGCCTTTTGCACCGCGAGAACCTGGTGCGTGCGATGTTGACCGGCAACAAGCCGAGGAGTAGCGCCGATGTCTGA
- a CDS encoding ABC transporter ATP-binding protein, producing the protein MPALLQIEDLVKSYPGVRAVDGIGFDVDAGTCFGLLGPNGAGKTTTLEILEGITEADAGRILFRGAPRDARYREVIGIQFQHTALQDFQTVRDSLQLFASFYPRHRPFDELVALCELHELLDRDTSKLSGGQRQRLLLAIALINDPDLVFLDEPTTGLDPQSRRRFWDLIEGIKHEGKTILLTTHYMEEASVLCDEIAVIDRGRIVAQGQPRRLLRQHFPRALVKVPLHALPDPGHLPEGFESRAGFAVAATDDIDGTLNELGRHSIALEELHIGTPTLDDLFLKLTGHGLREP; encoded by the coding sequence ATGCCGGCACTGCTGCAGATCGAGGACCTGGTCAAGTCGTATCCCGGGGTACGGGCGGTCGACGGCATCGGTTTCGATGTCGATGCCGGCACCTGCTTCGGCCTGCTCGGTCCCAACGGGGCCGGCAAGACCACGACCCTGGAGATACTCGAGGGGATCACCGAGGCCGACGCCGGCCGAATCCTGTTTCGGGGCGCGCCACGCGATGCGCGCTATCGCGAGGTGATCGGAATTCAGTTTCAGCACACGGCGCTGCAGGATTTCCAGACGGTGCGCGATTCGCTGCAGCTGTTCGCGAGTTTCTATCCCAGACACCGGCCGTTCGACGAGCTGGTCGCCTTGTGTGAACTGCACGAACTGCTGGACCGCGACACCAGCAAGCTCTCCGGCGGTCAGCGGCAACGCCTGCTTCTGGCGATAGCGCTGATCAACGACCCCGACCTGGTATTCCTCGACGAACCCACGACCGGTCTCGATCCGCAGTCCCGTCGCAGATTCTGGGATCTGATCGAAGGCATCAAGCATGAGGGCAAGACGATCCTGTTGACGACGCATTACATGGAGGAAGCCAGTGTGCTGTGCGACGAGATCGCAGTGATCGATCGCGGCCGGATCGTTGCGCAGGGGCAACCGCGACGGCTGCTTCGCCAACACTTCCCCCGGGCCCTGGTGAAGGTGCCGCTGCACGCATTGCCCGACCCCGGGCACCTGCCCGAGGGATTCGAATCCCGTGCCGGGTTCGCCGTGGCCGCGACCGACGATATCGACGGTACCCTGAATGAACTCGGGCGGCATTCGATTGCCCTCGAGGAGTTGCACATCGGCACACCGACGCTCGACGACCTGTTTCTGAAGCTCACCGGTCACGGGTTGCGGGAGCCATGA
- a CDS encoding peptidase has product MSEQYGFRLAWVFVALVFIAGGVLFTGSAPVGASDDHDEVRTLRERGDVMPLTEVLRHPSLAGHRVIEADLEREHGRLVYELELLDSTGRVYKREFDAVGGQPLGDAKED; this is encoded by the coding sequence ATGTCTGAGCAATACGGATTCCGTCTGGCATGGGTGTTCGTGGCCCTGGTGTTCATCGCGGGCGGCGTGCTGTTTACCGGTAGCGCGCCGGTCGGCGCAAGCGACGATCACGATGAGGTGCGCACCTTGCGTGAGCGTGGCGACGTCATGCCGCTGACCGAGGTCCTGCGCCATCCATCGCTGGCCGGACACCGGGTGATCGAGGCCGATCTCGAACGCGAGCACGGCCGCCTGGTTTACGAGCTGGAACTGCTTGATTCGACGGGCCGCGTCTACAAACGCGAATTCGATGCTGTGGGCGGGCAGCCGCTCGGGGACGCCAAGGAGGACTGA